A window of Parachlamydiales bacterium contains these coding sequences:
- a CDS encoding glycosyltransferase family 2 protein, which yields MSQPSIEILLAVYNGGLFLPRQLASIAAQTYPNWTILARDDGSTDDSMAILEEFAIRHPGKMKIIRSNKNLGVIGNFDALIQASSAPYLSFCDQDDIWDFDKLEISLQKMQEMEKGLPKEIPLLVHSDLRLADDHNRLIHPSYWNFTRIFPSKTTTLNRLLAQNVVTGCAMFCNRALVMQASPLPKEALMHDWWIALVAAGIGKIGVIDKQTLSYRQHENNTLGAIKFGTMEHIRASMDRIKELSEKKQLQAKTFKQRYYNLLNPKDQEVLDIYLSLNTMGFIRSRWNILRHGLWKQGLLRQLAALAYVKQP from the coding sequence ATGAGCCAGCCAAGTATTGAGATCTTGTTAGCGGTTTATAATGGGGGCTTGTTCCTGCCCAGACAGCTCGCCTCTATAGCAGCCCAAACTTACCCGAATTGGACTATCCTAGCCCGCGATGACGGCTCCACTGACGACAGTATGGCTATACTGGAAGAATTTGCTATCCGTCATCCTGGTAAGATGAAGATTATACGTTCTAACAAAAATCTAGGGGTCATTGGTAACTTTGATGCACTGATCCAAGCTTCCAGCGCTCCCTATCTCAGCTTCTGCGATCAAGATGATATATGGGACTTTGATAAGCTGGAAATCAGTTTGCAAAAGATGCAAGAAATGGAAAAAGGCCTGCCTAAAGAGATCCCCTTGCTTGTTCACTCTGATCTCAGGCTAGCTGATGATCACAATCGCCTTATCCATCCTTCTTATTGGAATTTCACACGAATTTTCCCTAGCAAAACAACGACATTGAACCGCCTCTTGGCGCAAAATGTAGTGACAGGCTGCGCGATGTTTTGCAATAGAGCCTTGGTTATGCAGGCTTCACCCCTGCCGAAAGAAGCTTTAATGCACGATTGGTGGATCGCCCTGGTAGCTGCGGGAATAGGAAAAATTGGGGTTATCGATAAGCAAACTTTATCCTACAGACAGCATGAAAATAATACCTTGGGAGCAATAAAATTCGGGACAATGGAACACATTCGCGCTTCCATGGATCGTATCAAAGAGCTCTCAGAAAAGAAACAACTCCAAGCTAAGACTTTTAAGCAGAGGTATTACAACCTCCTGAATCCAAAAGATCAAGAAGTTTTAGACATCTACTTAAGTTTAAATACTATGGGTTTCATTCGCAGCCGGTGGAATATTTTGCGTCACGGGTTGTGGAAACAAGGGCTATTGCGTCAATTAGCTGCATTAGCCTATGTAAAGCAGCCGTAG
- a CDS encoding glycosyltransferase has translation MAKILLYCLDKVGQTMAGPAIRYWEMAKVLSRQHTVSLMTYAKTDIAAENFTLLHSGEISLRKAVSEHDIVITQSISPNMAWNAKKAGTKLILDAYDPMPLENLEIFKHQTLSVRNIKHASICKQFTFDFTMADAVICANQRQHDLWMGLLLSLGRITPELYDSMPSLEGLLSIVPLGLSSTPPKKTGPGLREKFNIPSNAKVLLWGGGIWNWFDPITLLHAMAHISQERNDVHLVFMGIKHPNDAIPEMEMCRETIHLAKKLNLLDNCVHINYGWVPYEERQNYLLDADIGVSTHFDTLETQFSFRTRMLDYLWAGLPIVASCGDSFGDLISSQNLGITVPYQDSVKLAAAITTLCDQPAMMQDMRRNIAALRPSFEWQNVVAPLELMIQRLGKQQPQWSLNLAGQVLAETWRTQGPKRIFNYAWTRVMCRFSPPKEA, from the coding sequence ATGGCTAAAATCCTCCTCTACTGTTTAGACAAGGTCGGACAAACTATGGCTGGACCGGCAATCCGCTATTGGGAAATGGCCAAAGTATTATCGCGGCAGCATACTGTTTCCCTGATGACCTATGCCAAAACAGATATTGCAGCGGAAAACTTCACTCTCCTTCATTCGGGAGAAATTTCTCTCAGAAAAGCCGTAAGTGAACATGATATTGTCATCACACAATCCATTTCCCCTAATATGGCTTGGAATGCGAAAAAAGCCGGGACAAAGCTTATCCTTGATGCATACGATCCGATGCCTTTAGAAAATCTTGAGATTTTTAAGCATCAAACCCTGTCTGTAAGAAATATTAAACACGCTAGCATCTGCAAACAGTTTACATTTGATTTTACTATGGCCGATGCTGTCATCTGTGCAAACCAACGACAGCATGACCTTTGGATGGGACTTCTCCTCTCTTTAGGTAGAATAACACCTGAATTATATGACTCCATGCCTTCTCTTGAAGGACTGCTCAGCATAGTCCCCCTAGGCCTTAGCAGCACTCCCCCTAAAAAAACAGGACCGGGTTTAAGAGAAAAATTCAATATCCCCTCAAATGCCAAAGTGCTTTTATGGGGCGGCGGCATCTGGAATTGGTTTGACCCTATCACGCTACTGCATGCTATGGCGCATATTAGTCAGGAAAGGAACGACGTCCATCTAGTCTTTATGGGAATAAAACACCCTAACGACGCTATTCCTGAAATGGAGATGTGCCGCGAAACGATCCATCTCGCTAAAAAACTTAACCTTCTAGATAACTGTGTACACATCAATTACGGATGGGTTCCCTACGAGGAAAGACAAAATTACCTTCTAGATGCTGATATTGGCGTTTCCACCCATTTTGATACGCTGGAGACCCAGTTCAGCTTTAGAACGCGTATGCTAGACTACCTATGGGCCGGACTGCCTATCGTTGCTTCCTGCGGCGACTCTTTTGGAGATCTGATAAGCTCGCAAAACCTAGGCATTACAGTGCCCTATCAAGATAGCGTCAAATTAGCGGCTGCTATCACTACCCTTTGCGACCAACCTGCGATGATGCAGGATATGCGCCGCAATATTGCGGCTTTACGCCCCAGCTTTGAATGGCAAAATGTTGTCGCACCTCTGGAATTGATGATCCAGCGCCTAGGCAAGCAACAGCCCCAATGGTCCCTTAATCTGGCTGGGCAGGTGCTAGCAGAAACTTGGCGTACTCAGGGGCCCAAACGCATCTTCAACTATGCATGGACAAGGGTCATGTGCCGTTTTTCACCCCCAAAGGAAGCATAG
- a CDS encoding polysaccharide ABC transporter ATP-binding protein, protein MKPLIEVRNISKKFILEHKVGRPQTLKEAFTGSLKKWLKKTPKPSSEEFWALKDVSFSIHKGERLGIIGQNGAGKSTLLKILARIQSPTEGSITLTGKIASLLEVGTGFHPDLTGRENIFLNGTILGMSEKEITERFDEIVAFAGIEKFLDTPVKKYSSGMYARLGFSIAAHIDPDILIVDEVLSVGDLQFQEKCLKKLDAMSGEGKTILFVSHNINAIMAVCDKGLYLKNGQVLAQGNIETCVSAYLQTVHSPQTFWQGEAGDKTLLMRKFGINSLDDKQYIRQGEIIDVVLNLDILQPAPGMIIGFDIINHYGTVLASARTTDKPDLHALLENKGSYSLKLNLDTLPLRQGQYRLNAFAMIHNERYIPLEAVSIQLSIYPPADDPRFLHPHSCEGLFLSNQWELTPHQGV, encoded by the coding sequence ATGAAACCATTAATCGAAGTCCGTAATATTTCAAAGAAATTCATCCTCGAGCATAAGGTTGGAAGGCCCCAAACTCTGAAGGAAGCCTTTACGGGGTCTTTGAAAAAATGGTTGAAAAAAACTCCAAAACCTTCTTCAGAAGAATTCTGGGCCTTGAAGGATGTCTCTTTCAGCATCCATAAAGGCGAAAGATTAGGCATCATAGGACAGAATGGGGCCGGAAAATCTACCCTTCTAAAAATTTTAGCACGCATTCAATCCCCGACGGAGGGGTCTATCACTTTAACAGGAAAGATCGCCAGCTTGCTGGAAGTGGGTACGGGATTTCATCCCGACCTTACGGGCCGTGAAAATATCTTTCTTAACGGCACTATCTTAGGCATGTCTGAAAAGGAAATTACGGAGAGATTCGATGAGATTGTCGCTTTTGCCGGCATAGAGAAATTTCTGGATACTCCTGTCAAAAAATACTCCAGCGGAATGTATGCACGCTTAGGCTTTTCTATCGCAGCCCATATTGATCCTGATATTCTAATAGTCGATGAAGTCCTTTCCGTAGGTGACCTGCAGTTTCAGGAAAAATGCCTAAAAAAATTGGATGCGATGAGCGGAGAAGGTAAAACCATCCTTTTCGTCAGCCACAACATCAATGCCATTATGGCAGTATGTGATAAAGGCCTCTACCTTAAGAATGGACAAGTCCTAGCTCAAGGCAATATTGAAACGTGCGTGAGTGCCTATCTTCAAACTGTGCATAGTCCCCAAACTTTCTGGCAGGGAGAAGCCGGGGATAAAACCCTGCTTATGCGCAAATTCGGCATAAATTCTCTAGACGACAAGCAATACATCCGCCAAGGTGAAATAATCGATGTAGTCCTGAATTTGGATATTCTCCAGCCTGCACCCGGAATGATTATCGGTTTCGACATTATCAATCATTACGGAACAGTCCTTGCAAGCGCACGCACAACCGACAAGCCGGATTTGCATGCTTTGCTGGAAAATAAAGGCTCATACTCTCTTAAACTTAATTTGGATACGCTTCCTCTACGCCAAGGACAATACCGTCTCAATGCTTTCGCTATGATCCATAATGAACGCTATATCCCGCTAGAAGCTGTATCTATCCAACTTTCTATCTATCCTCCGGCGGACGACCCCCGTTTTCTACATCCGCACAGCTGTGAAGGACTTTTCTTAAGTAATCAATGGGAATTGACACCCCATCAAGGAGTATAA
- a CDS encoding ABC transporter permease — protein MSSPEATANGLKRTTLKEGEELKAQEPILPAPTIITAGEMSFKKYINDLLDHRQLLRFFIWRDIVVRYKQAVLGIAWVVIKPLLTMLLFTLIFGLIARFPSENVSYPLFVLAGMLPWQYFANCSADCCSALLNNSQLITKAYFPRVILPLSMISAQIVDMAVNLVIFLLLIPFLGSFPPLINLATLPLLTLWTYILSVGAGLWLAPLTVKYRDVRFLMAFVIQFGMFLSPVGYGTFIIPSKWLWLYSLNPLVGLIDAFRWSLLGQSHPYILWTVSYALGATLLLFVTGLKYFKRTEEELVDLL, from the coding sequence ATGTCCAGTCCGGAAGCTACCGCCAATGGATTGAAAAGAACTACGCTCAAAGAGGGTGAAGAATTGAAAGCACAAGAGCCTATATTGCCTGCTCCTACTATCATCACAGCGGGCGAAATGTCTTTTAAGAAGTATATTAACGACTTACTTGATCATAGGCAGCTGCTTCGATTCTTTATTTGGCGCGATATAGTGGTGCGTTATAAACAGGCAGTGCTCGGCATCGCATGGGTAGTGATAAAACCATTACTTACAATGCTGCTGTTTACTTTGATTTTCGGCCTGATTGCCCGCTTCCCTTCAGAAAATGTTAGTTATCCCCTCTTTGTACTGGCAGGTATGCTGCCTTGGCAATATTTTGCCAACTGCTCAGCCGACTGCTGCTCTGCGTTGCTAAACAATAGCCAACTGATAACTAAAGCTTATTTTCCACGTGTCATCCTGCCCTTAAGCATGATTTCAGCACAAATTGTCGACATGGCCGTCAATCTGGTGATTTTCCTCCTGCTGATCCCCTTTTTAGGTTCTTTTCCTCCTCTTATCAATCTGGCAACACTCCCCCTCCTAACTCTTTGGACATATATCCTTTCTGTGGGCGCAGGCCTTTGGCTGGCTCCCCTGACTGTCAAATACCGCGACGTCAGGTTTTTAATGGCTTTCGTCATCCAATTTGGAATGTTCCTATCCCCCGTTGGCTACGGAACTTTCATAATCCCTTCCAAATGGCTCTGGCTCTATTCATTGAATCCGCTAGTCGGGTTGATTGATGCTTTCCGCTGGTCTTTGCTGGGACAATCACATCCGTATATCCTCTGGACTGTATCTTACGCGTTAGGTGCCACATTGCTCCTTTTCGTTACAGGCCTAAAATATTTTAAACGTACAGAAGAAGAACTTGTAGACCTACTATAA
- the rfbB gene encoding dTDP-glucose 4,6-dehydratase, which produces MPAERNPKNILVTGGAGFIGSALIRHLLQKVPEFEGHIVNLDALTYAGNLENLNSVAENPRYKFVHGDIRNAKLVEEVCGLHSIDTIIHLAAESHVDRSIHNPQAFLETNILGTFSLLEIVRKRPHIHFHHVSTDEVYGCLGDTGLFSEATPYHPNSPYSASKAASDHLVRAYAVTYNLSTCISNCSNNYGPYQFPEKLIPLMILNCLQGKSLPVYGKGHNVRDWLYVDDHAAALWLLLTSGRRGETYNIGGNAERRNMDIIHHILKLVAKMTDAPEDKLLQLITYVPDRPGHDYRYAIDSSKIHQELGWEPAHSFNKGLEETVAWYLNNREWSEHVQSGSYRQWIEKNYAQRG; this is translated from the coding sequence ATGCCGGCTGAAAGAAATCCTAAAAACATCCTTGTCACCGGCGGAGCAGGCTTCATCGGATCAGCGCTTATCCGTCACTTGCTACAAAAAGTTCCTGAATTCGAGGGACACATCGTTAATTTGGATGCCCTGACCTATGCAGGCAACCTAGAAAACCTAAATTCTGTCGCTGAAAACCCTCGATATAAGTTTGTACACGGCGATATCCGCAACGCTAAACTCGTGGAAGAAGTTTGCGGGCTCCACTCTATTGACACGATCATACACCTGGCTGCAGAAAGCCATGTTGACCGCAGCATCCACAATCCGCAAGCTTTTCTAGAAACGAATATTCTAGGAACATTCTCGCTTTTAGAAATTGTACGTAAAAGACCTCACATCCACTTCCACCATGTTTCTACAGATGAGGTTTACGGTTGTTTAGGCGATACAGGCCTCTTTTCAGAGGCAACACCTTACCACCCCAACTCCCCTTATTCTGCTTCCAAAGCTGCTTCCGACCATCTAGTAAGAGCCTATGCGGTGACTTACAACCTCTCTACCTGCATATCGAATTGCAGCAATAACTATGGCCCTTACCAATTCCCTGAAAAGCTCATTCCCTTGATGATTTTAAACTGTCTGCAAGGGAAATCCTTGCCTGTTTATGGGAAGGGCCATAATGTACGTGACTGGTTATACGTTGATGATCATGCCGCTGCCCTATGGCTGCTGCTTACTTCTGGACGCAGAGGTGAAACATACAATATTGGCGGAAATGCCGAACGGCGCAATATGGATATCATCCACCATATTCTAAAACTCGTCGCAAAAATGACCGATGCTCCTGAAGATAAACTTCTACAGTTGATTACCTATGTCCCCGACCGACCCGGACATGATTACCGCTACGCCATCGACAGTTCGAAAATTCATCAGGAACTAGGTTGGGAACCTGCCCACTCCTTCAATAAAGGATTGGAAGAAACTGTGGCGTGGTACTTAAATAATAGGGAATGGTCTGAGCATGTCCAGTCCGGAAGCTACCGCCAATGGATTGAAAAGAACTACGCTCAAAGAGGGTGA